From the genome of Trichocoleus sp. FACHB-46:
GTTTTCTCCTGACGAGGTTTTAGATTTACACTTTTATAGTCAAAATGGACTTTTGACATTGAGCTTGCACCTTTTTGCTCATATCTTGCATTGCAGTGACACGTGCAAAGAAACAGGTCATGATTACCTATTGTGGCAAGCCCAACCAGCTTCTACCTGCTGTGAAATAGCTGGATTACAACATTGAACCTTGAAATCGTGGTTTTCTCAGAAGCCAACCGTCTTCAGACAAGGTTATTGTTCTAATGTTGGATAGGCTGAACATGCAATGAAAATGAAGTCAATTGGTTGGAGTGGGAAGAGCTGGACCTACTCTGATTGGATGACACTAGCGGGGTTGATAGTAGCTGTGGTAGGACTTGTCGTAGCGATTGCCACTCCTGAAATCCGCTGTTTAGTCCACTTGAAATCTGAAACTTGTTCCCCCATCTTCCGTACAGCTTATCAAGAGACTCAGCACAGCTTTCAAGGGCTTCTTTCATACGTCAAACATCACAATTTTGTTAAATATATCGACTTCCACCATACAGCCGGTAATATTGGCTGCAAACTAGCCAAATTAAAGTCTGGTGACATTCTACACATTCAAGGAAGTTGCCTACCGCACCAACATAGCAATCTGTAAATATCAAAGTTATTTAGGATTAAGGCAGCTCGATGCTCAATCTGACAACTATTGATCTAATAGGGTATGAACAATGGCCAGCAGCACTCCTGGTAGTAACGGCAACCACAAGCCAATTCTCACTGGGAATACGGTTCTTGACAAACTGCTTAACCAACTGGAGGAGGGCGATCGCGGCTTTAAGTTTTTGCGTTGGACAGAATTGAACCTCTTTCGGTCGGAGTATGGAGCGCACATCATGCTGACGACATGGATTGTTCAAACAAATGTCGAGCCTGAATCAACGTCTCCGATTTTGCTGTGACAGGCCTGCGCTGTTGAACAGCACCCCTTCTGCGAGACACGGTTTTGCAAACTCAATGGAGTAGATGACTGATTTACTGAGTTTAACTCAATCCCTAGTTGCTGTATCCTGTAAATCAGGTGGAAATATCAAAGAGCTTGTGAGGACTCAGAGTTTTTCTGCCTTAAATAAAGCCACTAGGGTGGTATTGAAGATCAATCGCACCTGAAATATGCAGAAGGTTTCTGCTGCTCGATGGCTGAAAGCGAGCTAAGTGAGAAGCTACTATATGGCCCTTCTGAACCAAGATTGTTCAGCTACAGGCAATTCCTACAAGATTCCGCTACGTCTGGTTTTAGTGATACCTTTTATCTTGCAAATTTCTGCGGCAGTGGGAGTAACTGGATGGCTCTCACTACGGAATGGGCAGAATGCGGTTAATGAGGTTGCTAGACAGTTACGGAACGAAGTTACTGCCCGGATTCAGCAACACCTAGATACGTATTTGGAAACGCCCCATCTAGTCAATGCCATCAGTGCAGATGCTATTTCCCGCTTCTCGCTGTGGAATCCGAATGACATGAGTCGGATGAGAAGCTACTTGTTCTGGCAGTTGCAGCAGTTTCCTAATACAAGTTACATCAGTTTTGGTGGAGAACGGAAAGAATACGCCGGAGCTGGCTATCGGGATGACGGTACGCCTGTGATTGAAATTACCGATCGCTCCACTCGTTTTGTCAACACAATCATCAACGTCGATCGCCAGGGCAACCCAACAGGCCGTAGGGAAACTCATCCCGATTATGACCCCCGCATAAGACCCTGGTATATAGGGGCAAAACAGGCGAAACGTCCTCATTGGAACTCCATTTACCAGTACTACATTCAGCCCAGCTTGGGCATTTCAGCCAGTCAGCCTGTGTATGATCGGACTGGAACTTTCCGGGGAGTGGTCAGTACTGATTTATATCTCTCAAGCATTAGTCAATTTCTACAAAATTTAAGGGTGGGGCGATCGGGGAAGACCTTTATCATTGAGCGCTCAGGGCTCATCGTCGCCTCATCCACTACTGAACAGCCATTTTTGACCAAAGCGGATGGTCAGGTTAGTCGGCTCCTAGCTACCGAAAGCAGCATTCCCCTAATTCGCTTTACAGCTCAGCATTTAATCGATCGCTTTGGTAGTCTTAGGCAGATTAATCACAGTCAGCAGTTTGACTTTATGCTGCAAGGTCAAAGAGAATTTGTGCAAGTCTTGCCTCTTTACGATGAACGGGGGCTGGATTGGCTAATTGTGGTGGTGGTGCCGGAATCTGACTTCATGGCACAAATCAATGCCAACACTCGCGCCACCGTTCTGCTCTGCTTGGGTGCATTGGTGCTGGCAGTTATTGTAGGAATTGCCACATCTCGCTGGATCACAAAACCCATTTTACGGCTCAGCGCTGCCTCTCAGGCGATCGCAACGGGCCATCTTGACCAAACCGTGACGGTCAAAGGCATTAATGAGCTAGAGGCATTGGGTCAGTCTTTTAACCAGATGGCAACTCAGTTAAAGCGATCGTTTGAGGAACTAGAAACCCGTGTTGCCGAACGGACCGTTCAGCTCAAGGCCGCGAAAGAAGCGGCGGATACGGCAAACCAAGCCAAAAGCAAGTTTCTAGCCAACATGAGCCACGAGCTGAGAACGCCCCTCAATGCCATTCTCGGTTTTTCTCGGTTGTTAGCACGCAATCCAGCTTTAGCATCCGCAGCCGCAGAATTAGAAATTATCAATCACAGCGGCGAGCACTTACTAGACCTGATTAACGACGTGTTAGAGATGTCGAAGATCGAGGCAGGACAAGTAACGCTGTATGAAAATCGGTTTGACCTATATCGCCTGCTCAATACGTTAGAAGAGATGCTGCAACTACAAACTAACGCTAAGGGTTTGCAGTTGATGTTTAGCCGTACTCCTGAAGTACCTCAATACGTGCGATCGGATGAAAGAAAACTGCGGCAAATCCTGCTTAACCTATTGGGGAATGCCATTAAATTTACTCAACAAGGCAGCGTAATCCTGCGCGTCAGCGTCTTAGAGCGGGTAGAAGAAACCGCCACAGCAGACGACAAAAATGCGCCCCCCCCTTCTGATACGCCCGCCCCTTCCTCCTCCCGGACGTTACGGTTTGAGGTGGAAGACACAGGTGTGGGCATTGCTACCAACGAGCTAGGAACCTTATTTGAGGCTTTTTCGCAAACCGAATCGGGTCTGAGATCTCAAGAGGGAACAGGCTTGGGATTACCGATCAGCCGTCAGTTTGTCCGTCTGATGGGTGGAGACATTACCGTGAATAGCACCTTGGGCAGTGGCACCATATTCACCTTTGAGATCCAGGTAGGGGATGCCGAAGCCGCTGTGACATTACAGCAACCAGTCCAACGTGTGATTGGATTAGCACCTGATCAGCCTACCTACCGAATTTTGGTAGTAGACGATCGCTCAACCAACCGTCAATTGCTGGTGAGAATGCTGGCTCCTCTGGGCTTTGAGGTGCGCGAGGCTGAGAATGGACAGGCGGCGATCGCGCTGTGGCAACATTGGCAACCCCATCTGATCTGGATGGATATGCGAATGCCTGTGATGGATGGATATGCAGCAACCCAATACATCAAGGCACAACCACAAGGATCAGGGACCACTATCATTGCCTTATCCGCAAGTGTGTTGGATGCAGATCGAGCCCTGATCTTGGCCGCTGGGTGTGATGACTTTGTATGCAAACCGATACAAGAAGCGGTCATTCTTAACAAGATCGCTCAGTATTTGGCGGTAAGGTATAGCTACGGAACAAGCGATGCTCCGGTAAGCATGCAGCAAGACGGCAATTACCCAAACCAGCAAAATGCTAAGGCTGAGGGTTATAGGTTAGGTGTTGAAAGCTTAACAGTCATGCCGACTGAGTGGATTGCACAGCTTTACCAAGCAGCCGATCAAGTGAATAATGCCTGGTTATTCCAACTGATTGCGGAAATTCCAGAAGAGCAAGCGCTTCTAGCTGACACCTTAAGTCATTGGGTTCATAACTTCCGTTGTGATAAAATTATTGCCCTAGTGGAGCATCTTGATGGATATCCCTCCGAATCAGATCCCCAAGGGAAATATTCTGATTGTTGACGATACACCAGAAAACCTGCACCTTCTGTCATCCACTCTAACGGAGCGAGGATACCAGGTTCGAGGCGTGATTGATGGGGGGATGGCCTTGAGAGTGG
Proteins encoded in this window:
- a CDS encoding hybrid sensor histidine kinase/response regulator is translated as MALLNQDCSATGNSYKIPLRLVLVIPFILQISAAVGVTGWLSLRNGQNAVNEVARQLRNEVTARIQQHLDTYLETPHLVNAISADAISRFSLWNPNDMSRMRSYLFWQLQQFPNTSYISFGGERKEYAGAGYRDDGTPVIEITDRSTRFVNTIINVDRQGNPTGRRETHPDYDPRIRPWYIGAKQAKRPHWNSIYQYYIQPSLGISASQPVYDRTGTFRGVVSTDLYLSSISQFLQNLRVGRSGKTFIIERSGLIVASSTTEQPFLTKADGQVSRLLATESSIPLIRFTAQHLIDRFGSLRQINHSQQFDFMLQGQREFVQVLPLYDERGLDWLIVVVVPESDFMAQINANTRATVLLCLGALVLAVIVGIATSRWITKPILRLSAASQAIATGHLDQTVTVKGINELEALGQSFNQMATQLKRSFEELETRVAERTVQLKAAKEAADTANQAKSKFLANMSHELRTPLNAILGFSRLLARNPALASAAAELEIINHSGEHLLDLINDVLEMSKIEAGQVTLYENRFDLYRLLNTLEEMLQLQTNAKGLQLMFSRTPEVPQYVRSDERKLRQILLNLLGNAIKFTQQGSVILRVSVLERVEETATADDKNAPPPSDTPAPSSSRTLRFEVEDTGVGIATNELGTLFEAFSQTESGLRSQEGTGLGLPISRQFVRLMGGDITVNSTLGSGTIFTFEIQVGDAEAAVTLQQPVQRVIGLAPDQPTYRILVVDDRSTNRQLLVRMLAPLGFEVREAENGQAAIALWQHWQPHLIWMDMRMPVMDGYAATQYIKAQPQGSGTTIIALSASVLDADRALILAAGCDDFVCKPIQEAVILNKIAQYLAVRYSYGTSDAPVSMQQDGNYPNQQNAKAEGYRLGVESLTVMPTEWIAQLYQAADQVNNAWLFQLIAEIPEEQALLADTLSHWVHNFRCDKIIALVEHLDGYPSESDPQGKYSDC